From a region of the Pieris rapae chromosome 22, ilPieRapa1.1, whole genome shotgun sequence genome:
- the LOC110992869 gene encoding probable transaldolase, with translation MSGEPQAKRTKMSSLDQLKQYSTVVADTGDFEAMKAYKPTDATTNPSLILSAAGMDQYQHLLDKAIKYGKDCGGTIDEQLAETLDMLSVLFGCEILKIIPGRVSVEVDARLSFDKDASMAKAVKFISMFAEHGIKKERILIKLASTWEGIQAAKELEKKHGIHCNLTLLFSMYQAIACAEANVTLISPFVGRILDWYVEHTKKTYAAKEDPGVLSVTRVYNYYKKFGYKTQVMGASFRNTGEITELSGCDLLTISPKLLQELANSEQPIKKVLDQKVAAESDLEKISLSEAQFRWHLNEDQMATDKLSDGIRKFAADTRKLESLIKGMLAKK, from the exons ATGAGTGGTGAACCTCAAGCAAAGCGAACGAAAATGAGTTCTTTGGATCAATTAAAGCAATATTCTACAGTAGTAGCAGATACCGGTGATTTTGAAG CTATGAAAGCATACAAACCCACTGATGCTACAACAAACCCAAGTTTAATTTTGTCTGCTGCTGGAATGGACCAATATCAGCATTTACTAGataaagcaattaaatatGGCAAGGACTGTGGGGG TACAATCGATGAGCAGTTAGCTGAAACATTGGATATGCTTAGTGTTTTGTTTGGCTgtgaaatacttaaaattattccaGGAAGAGTTTCTGTTGAAGTAGATGCAAG ATTATCTTTTGATAAGGATGCTAGTATGGCTAAAGCTGTAAAATTCATTTCCATGTTTGCTGAGCATGGTATTAAAAAGGAAAGAATTCTTATTAAACTAGCATCTACATGGGAAGGAATTCAAGCTGCTAA ggagctagaaaaaaaacatggcaTTCATTGCAACTTGACACTCCTATTTTCGATGTACCAAGCTATTGCTTGCGCAGAGGCTAACGTTACTCTTATCTCTCCATTTGTTGGAAGAATTCTGGACTG GTATGTTGAGCATACAAAGAAGACCTATGCAGCAAAAGAAGACCCCGGAGTACTATCTGTGACTCGTGTCTACAACTATTATAAGAAGTTTGGATACAAAACTCAAGTTATGGGGGCTTCTTTCCGTAACACTGGGGAGATAACCGAGCTATCTGGTTGTGATCTTCTTACTATCAGCCCAAAATTGCTGCAGGAACTGGCTAATAGTGAACAGCCTATTAAAAAG GTGCTAGATCAAAAAGTGGCTGCAGAAAgtgatttagaaaaaatatctttatctgAAGCACAGTTTCGTTGGCATCTCAATGAAGACCAAATGGCCACCGACAAATTGTCAGATGGAATTCGTAAATTCGCCGCCGATACGAGAAAACTGGAATCACTTATCAAAGGAATGCttgctaaaaaataa